One region of Vanessa cardui chromosome 20, ilVanCard2.1, whole genome shotgun sequence genomic DNA includes:
- the LOC124538482 gene encoding uncharacterized protein LOC124538482, translating into MCENLSPDRIRCEACRTINLAKHINHPKPDMQMYDKCSPVQKIECSRVTELPLHPTCIKVCSKEEYNLRKSGKKPALPKMPYAHGKLMYAVKAGILVGAVYFTHSQGVWGDQRDVTECIRRWQEYIRSINTRRPPTFDQCGNVIRKENAESLMAPLYALYKSFVTTCFSGVVKVPLIIKCAYIDYLKALERRQAELDKERKIRKKSG; encoded by the exons ATGTGTGAAAATTTAAGCCCGGATCGCATAAGATGCGAGGCATGCCGAACCATTAACCTAGCAAAGCATATAAACCATCCCAAACCAGACATGCAAATGTACGATAAATGCAGTCCAGTACAGAAAATAGAATGTTCTCGTGTAACGG AACTTCCTTTACATCCGACATGCATTAAAGTTTGCTCTAAGGAAGAATACAACTTAAGGAAAAGTGGCAAGAAACCAGCTTTGCCAAAAATGCCCTATGCACACGGCAAACTAATGTACGCTGTTAAA GCTGGTATCCTGGTAGGCGCTGTTTACTTTACGCATTCACAAGGAGTATGGGGCGATCAACGAGACGTAACAGAATGCATTCGACGTTGGCAGGAATACATTCGCAGTATCAACACTAGGCGTCCGCCCACTTTCGATCAGTGTGGTAACGTCATa AGAAAAGAAAATGCTGAGAGTCTTATGGCACCACTGTACGCCTTATACAAAAGTTTTGTTACAACGTGCTTTTCAG GTGTCGTAAAAGTACCTTTGATAATCAAATGTGCATACATTGATTATCTTAAAGCTCTAGAAAGAAGGCAGGCTGAACTGGATAAAGAAcgaaaaattagaaaaaaatccgGCTGA